One Paenibacillus sp. FSL H7-0737 DNA segment encodes these proteins:
- a CDS encoding ABC transporter permease subunit gives MGRYALQRLLGVIPLLFIVSVLVFLFIHLIPGDPARLIAGKDATLEEIHGIQEQLGLNLPLWNQYINYMSDLLSGNLGNSIRSGIPVTDMLESRIMPTLWLTFLSMAWALVIGLLIGVISAVYRNRWPDHLGTLTAISGMSIPGFWLGLVLIQIFSVELGWFPTGGVDSWKSYILPSITLGMGIMSMLARYSRSSMLETLREDYIRTGRAKGLREYVVISRHALRNSLIQVVTVAGLQFGFLLGGSVMVETVFSIPGLGRLLVDSILFRDYTVIQALLLLFSTQFILINLIVDLLYGVLNPKIRFSQ, from the coding sequence TTGGGTAGATATGCTTTACAAAGACTCCTCGGGGTTATTCCGTTGCTATTCATTGTATCGGTATTAGTCTTTCTGTTTATTCACTTAATTCCGGGCGATCCGGCCCGGCTTATTGCGGGTAAAGACGCCACACTTGAAGAGATTCATGGCATTCAAGAGCAACTAGGTCTCAATCTGCCGCTGTGGAATCAATACATAAACTACATGAGCGATCTACTAAGTGGTAATCTGGGCAACTCGATTCGATCAGGGATTCCAGTAACCGATATGCTAGAAAGTAGAATAATGCCTACCTTGTGGTTAACGTTTCTCAGCATGGCTTGGGCGCTTGTCATTGGTCTTCTAATTGGTGTTATTTCAGCGGTTTATCGTAATAGATGGCCTGATCACTTAGGCACATTGACAGCCATTTCGGGGATGTCGATTCCTGGATTCTGGTTAGGTTTGGTACTCATTCAAATTTTCTCGGTAGAGCTTGGATGGTTTCCGACCGGTGGTGTAGATTCCTGGAAGTCGTATATTCTTCCTTCCATTACACTTGGAATGGGAATTATGTCGATGCTGGCTCGTTACTCACGGTCATCGATGCTAGAAACGTTACGGGAGGATTATATCCGTACTGGACGTGCGAAAGGCTTACGCGAGTATGTTGTTATTAGCAGGCATGCACTGCGCAATTCTCTTATACAGGTCGTTACTGTAGCTGGACTTCAATTTGGGTTCTTGCTTGGTGGATCGGTAATGGTTGAGACAGTGTTCAGTATTCCTGGCCTGGGTAGACTGCTGGTGGATTCCATTTTGTTCCGGGATTATACAGTTATTCAAGCTTTGCTGCTGCTGTTTTCAACACAATTTATCCTTATCAATTTAATTGTAGATTTATTGTATGGCGTACTCAATCCGAAAATCAGGTTTTCTCAGTAA
- a CDS encoding glutathione ABC transporter substrate-binding protein yields the protein MKAKGKVWSMFMLLLITVVVTAGCGNKANNEGQSGNTAGGTETSTPTTKNDKDIVIAINANFITLDPHNASDTHSISAARTMYEGLMGFDENMNVVPVLAASHSISEDGLVYTFNLQENVKFQDGTDFNAEAVKVNIARIQDEKNNLRLRKSFAKVAKVETPDAKTVVITLSEPYNAFLNKVAMAPIISPKALEENGADISKKPVGTGPFKFKEWVQGDRLVVEKNTDYWQKDLPKVDSITFRPVPENGSRIAMLKTGEADFIYPMPTEQVSEVEGIEGITIDTIDSTIVRYVTLNTMKKPFDDVKVRQAINFAINKDAYTKVVKSGLGAKLDSTMSSKTQYYSPQTGYDYDIEKAKQLLAEAGYPDGFETEIWGENESETMKGMQFIQQQLALVGIKVEVKSMEGGTLSDQINDAKTPEEAKIQMWYVSWSPSSGDADGATRGLFSSEMFPPAGSNTAYYKNENVDKWIAEANKSVDPEAAKSIYANIQKTVWEDAPWAFMGVDQIISGKRSNLEGVKVFPDGSINVLNAEVK from the coding sequence ATGAAAGCAAAAGGAAAAGTATGGTCAATGTTCATGCTGCTGCTTATTACAGTAGTAGTGACTGCAGGGTGCGGCAACAAAGCGAACAACGAGGGACAAAGCGGCAATACCGCTGGTGGAACTGAAACTAGCACCCCAACTACAAAAAATGATAAAGACATTGTAATTGCCATCAATGCTAACTTTATTACGCTGGACCCTCATAACGCAAGCGATACACATTCAATCAGCGCTGCCAGAACGATGTACGAAGGTCTAATGGGTTTTGATGAGAATATGAACGTAGTTCCTGTCCTTGCTGCTAGCCATTCCATAAGTGAAGACGGGTTGGTCTACACGTTCAACTTACAAGAGAACGTTAAATTCCAAGACGGTACTGACTTCAATGCTGAAGCGGTTAAAGTAAACATCGCCCGTATTCAAGATGAGAAGAACAATCTGAGACTGCGCAAAAGCTTTGCAAAGGTAGCAAAAGTGGAGACTCCTGATGCCAAAACCGTGGTTATTACACTCAGCGAGCCATACAACGCATTTTTAAATAAAGTTGCTATGGCACCTATTATTAGCCCGAAAGCTTTAGAAGAAAACGGAGCTGATATTTCGAAAAAACCTGTAGGAACGGGTCCGTTTAAGTTCAAAGAATGGGTGCAAGGTGATCGTCTAGTTGTTGAGAAGAATACGGATTACTGGCAAAAGGACTTGCCGAAAGTGGATAGTATAACCTTTAGACCCGTACCAGAGAATGGATCACGGATTGCGATGCTGAAGACTGGAGAGGCTGATTTCATTTATCCAATGCCTACCGAGCAAGTATCCGAGGTTGAAGGCATTGAAGGAATTACTATAGATACCATCGATTCAACCATTGTTCGTTATGTTACTTTGAATACGATGAAGAAACCTTTCGATGATGTAAAGGTACGTCAAGCCATTAACTTTGCTATCAACAAAGATGCGTATACCAAGGTGGTGAAATCGGGTCTTGGCGCTAAGCTTGATTCCACGATGTCATCCAAAACACAATATTATTCCCCACAAACAGGTTATGACTATGACATTGAAAAAGCTAAGCAACTGCTTGCGGAAGCGGGTTATCCAGACGGATTCGAAACCGAAATTTGGGGTGAGAATGAATCCGAAACTATGAAGGGTATGCAATTTATCCAACAACAGCTAGCGCTTGTAGGCATTAAAGTAGAAGTGAAGTCTATGGAAGGCGGTACTTTATCCGACCAAATTAACGATGCTAAAACACCTGAAGAAGCAAAAATTCAAATGTGGTATGTCAGCTGGTCTCCATCCTCCGGTGATGCAGATGGTGCTACTAGAGGGTTGTTCAGTAGTGAAATGTTCCCACCTGCTGGCTCGAATACAGCTTATTATAAAAATGAAAATGTAGATAAATGGATTGCTGAAGCAAACAAATCTGTTGATCCAGAAGCGGCTAAATCCATTTATGCAAATATTCAAAAAACAGTATGGGAAGATGCTCCGTGGGCATTCATGGGCGTTGACCAAATCATCTCAGGCAAAAGATCGAATCTGGAAGGTGTCAAAGTTTTCCCGGATGGTTCCATTAATGTCCTAAATGCAGAAGTGAAATAA
- a CDS encoding asparaginase, which produces MGFTTLVEEYRGGLLENVHYGAVSVVDEKGNILYKAGNPEHMTYLRSAAKPFQALPVMKRRIDEVYGLTSKEASLFTASHRGEAFHIEALESLFQKMGLKEEGLHCCSTYPLNEEAKAERHRANEPTRKIFHNCSGKHAGLMGLSKYMGWDIDTYYDPNHPVQQEIIDIMAYIAEVSKESIPQGIDGCGLPIIALPLHKIAYSYLKLACPDLIENTEIRNAAAATAKLMNDNPVMIADTKFVCSELLKDDNLTAKGGAKGVYGIGLRKERIGISLKVSDGSEQVWPCIIASILERLGYSNQDTIDRLYALVPNTIVNDGGTVVGERRAVFQWEV; this is translated from the coding sequence ATGGGGTTTACAACATTAGTAGAAGAATATCGCGGTGGCTTACTGGAGAATGTCCATTATGGTGCAGTTAGCGTGGTCGATGAGAAAGGTAATATTTTGTATAAAGCAGGTAATCCGGAGCATATGACCTATCTTCGTTCAGCTGCTAAACCATTCCAAGCTTTACCGGTTATGAAGCGTCGGATCGATGAAGTTTACGGTTTGACAAGTAAGGAAGCCTCACTCTTTACTGCTTCGCATCGGGGAGAGGCCTTTCATATTGAAGCACTTGAATCTCTTTTTCAGAAAATGGGATTAAAAGAAGAGGGACTTCATTGTTGTTCTACATACCCACTGAATGAGGAAGCCAAGGCAGAACGCCATCGGGCGAATGAGCCCACTCGCAAAATCTTTCATAATTGCTCAGGTAAACATGCAGGGTTAATGGGCCTTAGCAAATATATGGGTTGGGATATAGATACTTATTATGATCCTAACCATCCCGTGCAACAGGAGATCATTGATATCATGGCTTATATCGCAGAAGTATCGAAGGAATCCATTCCTCAAGGGATTGATGGTTGTGGTCTTCCTATCATCGCACTCCCTCTTCATAAAATCGCTTATTCATATTTAAAGCTAGCCTGTCCTGATTTGATTGAGAATACGGAAATACGTAACGCAGCTGCTGCGACTGCAAAGCTTATGAACGATAATCCGGTGATGATTGCAGATACGAAATTCGTCTGCTCAGAGCTACTGAAGGATGATAATCTGACGGCAAAGGGCGGCGCTAAAGGTGTATATGGGATTGGACTCCGAAAGGAGCGAATCGGTATCTCACTAAAAGTATCCGATGGTTCTGAGCAAGTCTGGCCTTGTATCATCGCATCGATTCTGGAACGTTTAGGCTATAGCAATCAAGATACGATTGATCGTTTATATGCACTCGTGCCGAACACTATTGTTAATGATGGCGGCACAGTTGTAGGCGAACGCCGTGCTGTATTCCAATGGGAAGTCTGA